TATTCTTTATATAAGAAGGTGATTACACGTGAGAAATAGTCGAATGGCTTATTGAATCTGTACACGGAATTTGGTTCTCAATTCCAAAAATGTCGAAAGTTGTACCACCTGCTTTGAAACAGCAATTAATATATTTTGCGCCACACATGGCTACAGATCAAAGGGAATTTCATGTTACCACGGTTTTACCTCCATAGCACCCAGCCGTAATCAGTGAATTACGATCTTCATCAATGAAGTAGCGTGCAGGGCAGATATAAATAGCGATAAAATGGGTGGTAGCTAGCGCAGGACATAAATACTAAATACCAGACATACAGTACACTAAAAGCATACTCTCCAAATACAGTGGACAGCTGCAGTGCGACCGAACACTCACTGCAACAATAACATGTCGCCCGAAACAATGGCAACGAGCGCCCGCGCAGCGTACACTCTCAGCAAAGATTTCTAGAGCCTGGTAAAAACTCATAATCAAGCAAAATGACCGCCTAATAACAAGATATAGACGGgaagaacacattttaaattaGGACAGAAACAAATATGCGGATGCGGATTGAAaggtttacatatttttgcattGCTGCAAAAAATTTCACCACTCTCCTGGCACTCTGCCCAACTTTATCTTTctctttttcacatttttcataattaatatGTCTGTACCACATGTTACAAAGAAGTATAGCTGCAGGGCATAGTGTTCGTCCTCCGTATATTTCGATAAAACGTCAATACATCATAATACGTAGTTCACGCATAGCTGTAAGCACAAAAATTCTACATAAACTTAGGGAGCTTATTGACTTCCTCTAATGAAGTTGTTCCGGAAACATATGTACGTCATCGTGTATTTCAGTCATTGTGGCATTTCGGTAGAGTCACTCACCAAAGCGTTTAAGATATTCTGGTGGTAATTATTTTTACCTTTAAAAGGCTAAATATGTCATTTATTGATTTAAGAAAGTTATCTATTCATTGATGCGTACTGTTTATTTGAAATCTGCCATGCGATATTTACGGACGGTTTGAATtaaatttgtttatatttggtacaaagCAACGCTATAGGAGATATTACCAAAGACAACACAAAGTCAAACACACGAATAAGAGGTCTAGGTCTCTTGGAATTTCGGAAAGTCCTTGATTCGTTTGTAGAGGTTATTGTTTTCAGGATCCCGTATGGAACCGTGGTCTTTCAAGACCAGACCTTCAGTAGTTATGTGGTTATCCTCTTGGCCGCAGGATATCAGATCTTGGGCGACACTCAGAGCTGTCTCCGTCGGCTTAGAACACACAAAATTACCAAAGAAGTTAAACGTGTATACGTTTGCACCAGCTGGAAAATAATCCCACCCGAGTTCCTCATATACGTTACCAGAAAAGTCGATCGAGAAGGATATACCTGTCGCTTCCcctaaaaaaagagaaaataaattttatcgTTCGATGAAACTGATGTACGACCCGGTAGGTGCGATGTGTACTTTGATTAAGCATTGATGTTCGTGAGGCGTTTTGAAATTGAATTCGCTTGCGGGAGTGCATAGTCCTCACAACTGCAGGTAGGTTGAAGATATTGTGTTGATCTGTACCAGTCACTTTAATTGCATTACGTCCCTGATAGTTTGTTCATCTACCAAATAAAAGCATGGCTACAGAAACGTAGGTTCGCTGTATCATCATTTGTAATAAACAAAATGATGAGCAAAAGTGTACTTAAACCTTCTTAGATACAAAGTCTTTCGATACTTCGCACTAAAGCTAGCGCTCTGAACAACCTTACGTATATTAGTGTTCCTGTATTCCCTTTCTGTCTGTACATTTGCCAAACGTTATATTTGATCCTTACTCAATGCTAAAGTTTTCTTAGCACCGAAAACGACAAACTTCCAAAACAAGATTCGGACTATTTTAATATTGTTATTGAGATGTCGGTTGAATAATTTGGTGAGCATATTTGATCTTAGTAGATGTAAGAGCCAAGGGCAACAGCATTCAAATGACTAGCTAGTTTACCTGTTGTTCCTGCGTCCCCAGCAAGCTTTTGATTTCCAGATTCCATGAAGACTACGGTTGACACTTTCGAAGGTACGGGAGAATTCTGAGAAGTCGGTTTTCTTTTCCTTGTCGTACGAAACTTGATAAGACTACAAACTGCACACGAAGACATCAACACATTATGAAAGTAATATTTCCCTTGTATTGTTCAACACATaatgaaagaaatatttccCTTGTATTACTTCGCTATAAAATTCAAGTGTACTGATGAGAGTTCACTTTTACCGCAGGCAGACATCGTGTATTTTAAGATATTAAATGTCTCGATTGTTTGCTGCTGGCTTGTTTACATTAGTCATTTTCTATCCCCTCATACTATCTTGGTTTTTACCTACATTTGACGTTACGTCGGTTATGAAATTGTCAGCTTGATTTGAACCTTAGAAGTGTGTACAAAATGGTTGACTGAACTACTTACATTTCCTGTGATTCGAAAAATTCGGCCATCCACCTATTTCTTCATACAAGAGATGCCCCGGACAatcttttttcttgaaatcCCTATGACCACGCAAGATGTAGTCGTCAGGAATGTATCCTTCATCAATACCTAATTCGATCAGATCCTTTGTTGTCTGAAGCGCCTTGTAGTTTGGTGTCTTCTCATTGAAGTTGCCCATCACAGACACACCATATGAGAATGCATTTTGTGGGGTTGCATGTGCTCCCATGAAATTCCATCCGCGGCCCTCGTACACATTGCCATCTTCTCCAATAAGGAAGTTATAACCGATGTCACTCCAACCTTTTGGCAGATAAATGAAATGAcacttttcaaataaaatactcAGCGCATTTCTGACTTCATCAATGCTTTCGTTTGCAGATATATTAATATTGCTAGGATTGCGACCAGGTTGTTCCCATTtacacttaaagggacaaagtcagccatttttcatgaattttgtttgatacgagattctacttatattgtttgacatgttgaaagacactgaatgaataggtgacccatgcatatattcaaccccggttttagacgcGATAAATGAAACCGTCGCgagaatgaataaatggtcatgaccatttattcattctcgcgatggtttcatttatcgcGTCTAAAACCAGGGACAAGTATattcatggtcacccatttatatagtttctttcaacatgtcaaacaatataggcagtatctcgtatcaaacaaacttcatgaaaaatggacgactttgtccctttaaggttcTGTTACGTTAATAAATTCTTTCATCACGTTAATATGTCAAATAAATTCATTACATGTGCCTAATATCACACCATGGCGTCTTTCCGAGGACTGACGTCTAGGATCATAGATTACAAGCAAGAACTGTTTGCATCgaaattaaattataaaaatatgaaaatacaattgTCATATGCAAGTACGTTTCCCATATAAAGACTGTCAATATTCACCCTCGAGTATTTGTGAAAGGCCGTAGAGTATATTCATTTATCAAACCAACATTAAAGTCGTATGTAAACAAAACTCGGTATCAATGCAGATACAATTATTTAATTATATCCAGCttcattctgtaaaattttattcaatttcaGTCAGTTGCACACTGTTTTCCACcatattttaaggtagaatgcgcctacGGGACAGTTATTCAGACTTGCACATTTTACAATAGTTTTCTGATCTATCgtttgctcattttgaagctctttgagtaaataaaattttcactgtcttgtttTAATGAACATCAAAGATTCAGTTTTCTACCCTTTGACCACGGCTTCATTTTAAAAAGTCATTTTTGGTGAATGGAGAGTAATTTTTCATAGTGTGAAATTTGAACggtgacccccctcccccttcgattttcattcttgattttgaaagtaaattgATGAATGTTTTCTGACCAAGGTTTGAACAATAGttaaaatctttcattttcgaggcgcatactaccctaTTTGACAATAACTACTCCAGACAACACAAAGACTAAATACCTCTGTTATTCATGTGATCATATTGAATAGATTTCACTTCTGCTTTGCATGCCTCTTCACTCGTACAGTGTTTGCCGACAGTGTGATGTATGATCACTTTGTTGACTTTTGTCTTGTCTAGTTTAGTAAGTGATGTGCTTCTAGCTTCCCACTCTGTCCTTGATACAATAGATATGTTTGCTATGGGAAAATTATGTCGACAAGAAACAAACCTTAGTCTGCTGTGGCATCCCAGTACAAAGTGATGATGCGATGTTTACAGGGAATCCAATCAccaaaatatatataatgaactCTAAACTTCACAGCTTCAATAAATTTGAGACCAGGTAATTATATTACAAATAATGTAGACGCTGGTTTTAACCAGCTTTATCTCTGGACAATTTCAATGATTAGAGCACAGAACTTTTAAAGAGAAACAGAATTAAAATCATAAAAGCagtttttcttatttatttatttatttacttatttattcatttatttactcacgaaccaacaggttgccgCAATAACAGAtttgtttgaaatgaaatatgataaaaagcataaaactaacaaaaaacaaaagacaaacagGACATTTCACAAaaggtaaaaataaaatcagcagAACCatgacacacagacagagaaacatccaaacaaaataaaacaattattcagtGAAAACAATCTTGCATAATGCATGTCAGAATTTAGTGTAGTTATTaaacatatcaaaattttgcatgttACAGATAGAGttaaaatatttctgaaatcTCGATAAAAAAACCGtgtttcaaaatattcgtaCGTGCTGACGCTGGTCTAAAAGGAACAGTACTATGCAATGTAAAAGCAGGAACGGTAAATTTAATTTGTACAAGCACATCTGGTACACTATTTTAAAAGAAACACTGTGTTTAAAACTTTTCGCCTGTTCTCCAGTGCAGGAAGGCAAAATTGATAACATTAATTATTATTCATAGCCTTTGAATAAGCCTGCGATGAATGGATGCAAagatatttgataaatttaattTGTACTCATTCTAGTTTCCGTATTAAATATGACTGATGGGGCCAGATTAGGGAGCAATATTCAACCTAACCTGGCTTCTGACAAAGCTGACATATAATGTTCTTACAAATTTGACACTGTTAACATATTTACAAGTACGCTTTGtaaatccaagcattttaaaagcCTTTGAAATCACGTGATTAATATGCATACTCCGGTTAAGTTTACTTAGTGTGTCAATGTCACTAAGTGGTTATCCGAGAACTATGGATTGAGGACAGCCACTTTTTAAACAATCTTCAACTGTCCTGAGACTAAACATATTTTTGAATAAGCATGGTCCAtatttgctatatacattaGCTTTTACTACATTGTGCATAGTGACAACGAAATGATTGTCTGACTTACTTCCATGATAGTCTTTAATCTGTAACATTCCATCCAACAATGCTCTCACGATGACGTCAACATCATCCTTGCCTCTCTCTTTGTTTGCCAAACACCTGCCGACGCACAAATTGCGGAGTTTTTTCACTCTCTCTCCACGAGAAATCTCCTCGGTTCTTTCATGAGCATCTCCAAATGCCTTTGCAGTTTCAGCAGTGTAGTGTCGCGTGGTACGATACATCCAAAGGGCGTAAGTAGATGCCTCAAGAGACACCATATCAAGCTGGCCTGTAAATGAAAAGGGTCAAAATGATGCCGAGTATGTTTGTCCTCACACTTTAAATTCAGCTAAAGATAGAATTTTACAGATAAAGTATATTAAAAGGTCTTTCGAGGGGAATATTCCAAAGGAAATGGAGCAAAAGGCGAATTCTTTAAGcgaatttaaaattca
This is a stretch of genomic DNA from Ptychodera flava strain L36383 chromosome 21, AS_Pfla_20210202, whole genome shotgun sequence. It encodes these proteins:
- the LOC139121483 gene encoding peptidoglycan-recognition protein LF-like encodes the protein MLRIFHLIFLVVLLSCHRGAIGASIRGSKRDFEITAVFGDAADEFEIGDGDFKVDVNNVNRFMILDNTRTTGLKKRDLSKDCDETCPLAEAPDPYKWYDYWIYGIKDWYLNTFNKNSDKIRNLFEQSRKDIREALKEKGQLDMVSLEASTYALWMYRTTRHYTAETAKAFGDAHERTEEISRGERVKKLRNLCVGRCLANKERGKDDVDVIVRALLDGMLQIKDYHGTNISIVSRTEWEARSTSLTKLDKTKVNKVIIHHTVGKHCTSEEACKAEVKSIQYDHMNNRGWSDIGYNFLIGEDGNVYEGRGWNFMGAHATPQNAFSYGVSVMGNFNEKTPNYKALQTTKDLIELGIDEGYIPDDYILRGHRDFKKKDCPGHLLYEEIGGWPNFSNHRKFCSLIKFRTTRKRKPTSQNSPVPSKVSTVVFMESGNQKLAGDAGTTGEATGISFSIDFSGNVYEELGWDYFPAGANVYTFNFFGNFVCSKPTETALSVAQDLISCGQEDNHITTEGLVLKDHGSIRDPENNNLYKRIKDFPKFQET